Proteins from one Acidobacteriota bacterium genomic window:
- a CDS encoding glycoside hydrolase family 28 protein, with protein sequence MRKHPKAAAGLAATLVAIWLGLPAWGETPPAGAADPWQRLPAILAAIEAPTFPDRDVSILDFGAVGDGESDATAAIREAIAACSKAGGGRVVVPAGDYLTGPIHLQSNVELHLEEGATLRFSQDPNDYLPLVLSRWEGVELMNYSPLVYAFEETNIAVTGAGTLDGQAGPEHWWPWKADDHPQSQRPDRDQLFAQAEAGVPVSERVYGAGHYLRPSFLQPYRSKNVLIEGITIRNAPMWVIHPVLSQNVIVRDVTIISHGPNNDGCNPESSSDVLIEDSFFDTGDDCIAIKSGRNADGRRLDTPSERIVVRGCQMRAGHGGVTIGSEVSGSVRDVFVEQTHMSSPELDRGIRIKTNAVRGGVIENVFVRDVEIGETGAAIHIDMQYEEGADGPFRPVVRNLLIERLTVDRAEHAFFVRGLDVAPVRGLEVRDSVFRAVGSASVLDHLEDLVLRDVVIQPAEESP encoded by the coding sequence ATGAGGAAGCACCCCAAAGCAGCTGCCGGCCTGGCAGCGACCCTCGTGGCGATCTGGCTGGGTCTTCCCGCCTGGGGCGAGACTCCGCCGGCGGGCGCTGCGGATCCTTGGCAGCGCCTTCCCGCCATTCTCGCCGCCATCGAAGCGCCGACCTTTCCGGACCGGGACGTCTCGATCCTCGACTTCGGCGCCGTCGGTGACGGGGAGAGCGATGCCACGGCCGCGATTCGTGAGGCCATTGCAGCCTGTTCCAAGGCCGGCGGTGGCCGGGTGGTGGTTCCGGCGGGGGACTATCTCACCGGGCCGATCCACCTCCAATCCAACGTCGAGCTGCATCTGGAAGAAGGAGCCACGCTGCGCTTCAGCCAGGATCCCAACGACTATCTGCCGCTGGTGCTGAGCCGCTGGGAAGGGGTCGAGTTGATGAACTACTCGCCCCTCGTCTACGCCTTCGAGGAGACGAATATCGCGGTCACCGGCGCGGGCACCCTCGACGGTCAGGCCGGGCCGGAGCATTGGTGGCCATGGAAGGCCGACGACCACCCACAAAGCCAGAGGCCCGATCGCGACCAGCTCTTCGCCCAGGCCGAAGCCGGCGTGCCGGTGAGCGAGCGGGTCTACGGCGCCGGCCACTACCTGCGCCCTTCCTTCCTCCAGCCTTATCGCAGCAAGAACGTCCTGATCGAGGGCATCACGATCCGCAACGCCCCCATGTGGGTGATCCACCCGGTGCTTTCTCAAAACGTCATCGTGAGGGACGTGACGATCATCTCCCACGGCCCCAACAACGACGGCTGCAACCCGGAGTCTTCCAGCGACGTGCTGATCGAGGATTCCTTCTTCGACACCGGGGACGATTGCATCGCCATCAAGTCCGGCCGCAACGCCGACGGCCGGCGGCTCGATACGCCGTCGGAGCGCATCGTGGTCCGCGGATGCCAGATGCGCGCCGGCCACGGAGGAGTGACCATCGGCAGCGAGGTGAGCGGCAGCGTGCGGGACGTCTTCGTCGAGCAAACCCACATGAGCAGCCCGGAGCTGGACCGCGGCATCCGTATCAAGACCAACGCCGTGCGCGGAGGCGTGATCGAGAATGTCTTCGTGCGCGACGTGGAGATCGGCGAGACCGGCGCCGCCATCCACATCGACATGCAATATGAGGAAGGCGCCGACGGTCCGTTCCGGCCGGTGGTGCGCAACCTCCTGATCGAGCGGCTGACCGTCGATCGGGCCGAGCACGCCTTCTTCGTGCGCGGTCTCGACGTCGCCCCGGTGCGCGGGCTGGAAGTCCGGGACAGCGTCTTCCGTGCGGTGGGCAGCGCCAGCGTTCTCGACCATCTCGAGGATCTGGTACTGCGCGACGTGGTGATCCAGCCGGCGGAAGAGTCGCCGTAG